A region of Arabidopsis thaliana chromosome 5, partial sequence DNA encodes the following proteins:
- the MKK3 gene encoding mitogen-activated protein kinase kinase 3 (mitogen-activated protein kinase kinase 3 (MKK3); CONTAINS InterPro DOMAIN/s: Protein kinase, ATP binding site (InterPro:IPR017441), Nuclear transport factor 2, Eukaryote (InterPro:IPR018222), Protein kinase, catalytic domain (InterPro:IPR000719), Serine/threonine-protein kinase domain (InterPro:IPR002290), Serine/threonine-protein kinase-like domain (InterPro:IPR017442), Protein kinase-like domain (InterPro:IPR011009), Serine/threonine-protein kinase, active site (InterPro:IPR008271); BEST Arabidopsis thaliana protein match is: MAP kinase kinase 6 (TAIR:AT5G56580.1); Has 122843 Blast hits to 121436 proteins in 4056 species: Archae - 133; Bacteria - 13736; Metazoa - 45702; Fungi - 12099; Plants - 30883; Viruses - 510; Other Eukaryotes - 19780 (source: NCBI BLink).) yields MAALEELKKKLSPLFDAEKGFSSSSSLDPNDSYLLSDGGTVNLLSRSYGVYNFNELGLQKCTSSHVDESESSETTYQCASHEMRVFGAIGSGASSVVQRAIHIPNHRILALKKINIFEREKRQQLLTEIRTLCEAPCHEGLVDFHGAFYSPDSGQISIALEYMNGGSLADILKVTKKIPEPVLSSLFHKLLQGLSYLHGVRHLVHRDIKPANLLINLKGEPKITDFGISAGLENSMAMCATFVGTVTYMSPERIRNDSYSYPADIWSLGLALFECGTGEFPYIANEGPVNLMLQILDDPSPTPPKQEFSPEFCSFIDACLQKDPDARPTADQLLSHPFITKHEKERVDLATFVQSIFDPTQRLKDLADMLTIHYYSLFDGFDDLWHHAKSLYTETSVFSFSGKHNTGSTEIFSALSDIRNTLTGDLPSEKLVHVVEKLHCKPCGSGGVIIRAVGSFIVGNQFLICGDGVQAEGLPSFKDLGFDVASRRVGRFQEQFVVESGDLIGKYFLAKQELYITNLD; encoded by the exons ctgtcTCCATTGTTTGATGCTGAGAAGggtttttcttcatcttcatctttggATCCAAACGATTCATATTTA TTATCTGATGGTGGGACTGTGAATTTACTTAGTAGATCATATGgagtttataattttaacgAGCTCGGGTTACAAAAATGTACATCTTCTCATGTGGATGAGTCTGAAAGTTCCGAGACGACGTATCAATGTGCTTCTCACGAAATGCGGGTTTTTGGAGCTATAGGAAGCGGAGCTAGCAGCGTTGTTCAACGAGCTATTCATATCCCTAATCATAGAATTTTAGCGTTGAAGAAGATTAATATCTTTGAAAGG GAGAAAAGGCAGCAATTGCTTACAGAGATACGGACATTGTGTGAAGCTCCTTGTCATGAAGGACTTGTGGATTTTCACGGAGCGTTTTATAGTCCAGACTCGGGACAAATCAGCATAGCTCTTGAATATATGAATGGAGGATCTCTTGctgatattttaaaagtaacaAAGAAGATACCTGAGCCGGTTCTTTCATCATTGTTCCACAAACTTTTGCAA ggattgagCTACTTGCATGGAGTGAGACATCTTGTTCATAGAGACATTAAACCTGCTAATTTGCTTATAAATCTCAAAGGGGAACCGAAGATAACCGATTTTGGCATAAGTGCTGGCCTTGAGAATTCAATGGCTATG TGTGCTACTTTTGTTGGAACTGTCACCTACATGTCACCAGAGAGGATAAGGAATGACAGTTATTCTTATCCAGCTGATATATGGAGCCTTGGTCTCGCTCTTTTTGAATGCGGCACTGGAGAGTTTCCGTATATAGCTAATGAAGGGCCTGTTAATCTTATGTTGCAG ATATTGGATGATCCTTCACCAACACCACCAAAACAAGAATTCTCACCAGAGTTCTGTTCCTTCATTGATGCTTGCCTCCAGAAGGATCCAGATGCTCGACCAACAGCTGACCAG CTCTTGTCACACCCTTTTATTACAAAACACGAGAAGGAAAGAGTAGATTTGGCGACTTTTGTTCAAAGCATCTTTGATCCAACTCAGAGATTGAAAGATTTAGCTGAT ATGCTCACCATACATTATTACTCCCTCTTTGATGGATTTGATGATCTTTGGCACCACGCAAAATCGCTCTACACTGAAACTTCAGTTTTCAGTTTCTCTGGGAAACATAACACAGGATCAACTGAAATCTTCTCAGCATTATCAGACATTCGTAACACATTAACAGGAGATTTACCGAGTGAGAAACTTGTTCATGTCGTTGAGAAGCTTCATTGCAAACCTTGCGGCAGTGGTGGAGTCATAATTCGTGCTGTTGGATCGTTTATTGTTGGAAATCAGTTTCTGATCTGTGGTGATGGAGTCCAAGCAGAAGGGCTTCCGAGTTTCAAAGATCTTGGCTTCGATGTCGCAAGTAGACGTGTTGGCCGATTTCAAGAACAGTTTGTTGTTGAATCTGGTGATCTTATTGGAAAGTATTTTCTTGCTAAGCAAGAGCTTTATATTACAAACTTAGATTAG
- the MKK3 gene encoding mitogen-activated protein kinase kinase 3 codes for MRVFGAIGSGASSVVQRAIHIPNHRILALKKINIFEREKRQQLLTEIRTLCEAPCHEGLVDFHGAFYSPDSGQISIALEYMNGGSLADILKVTKKIPEPVLSSLFHKLLQGLSYLHGVRHLVHRDIKPANLLINLKGEPKITDFGISAGLENSMAMCATFVGTVTYMSPERIRNDSYSYPADIWSLGLALFECGTGEFPYIANEGPVNLMLQILDDPSPTPPKQEFSPEFCSFIDACLQKDPDARPTADQLLSHPFITKHEKERVDLATFVQSIFDPTQRLKDLADMLTIHYYSLFDGFDDLWHHAKSLYTETSVFSFSGKHNTGSTEIFSALSDIRNTLTGDLPSEKLVHVVEKLHCKPCGSGGVIIRAVGSFIVGNQFLICGDGVQAEGLPSFKDLGFDVASRRVGRFQEQFVVESGDLIGKYFLAKQELYITNLD; via the exons ATGCGGGTTTTTGGAGCTATAGGAAGCGGAGCTAGCAGCGTTGTTCAACGAGCTATTCATATCCCTAATCATAGAATTTTAGCGTTGAAGAAGATTAATATCTTTGAAAGG GAGAAAAGGCAGCAATTGCTTACAGAGATACGGACATTGTGTGAAGCTCCTTGTCATGAAGGACTTGTGGATTTTCACGGAGCGTTTTATAGTCCAGACTCGGGACAAATCAGCATAGCTCTTGAATATATGAATGGAGGATCTCTTGctgatattttaaaagtaacaAAGAAGATACCTGAGCCGGTTCTTTCATCATTGTTCCACAAACTTTTGCAA ggattgagCTACTTGCATGGAGTGAGACATCTTGTTCATAGAGACATTAAACCTGCTAATTTGCTTATAAATCTCAAAGGGGAACCGAAGATAACCGATTTTGGCATAAGTGCTGGCCTTGAGAATTCAATGGCTATG TGTGCTACTTTTGTTGGAACTGTCACCTACATGTCACCAGAGAGGATAAGGAATGACAGTTATTCTTATCCAGCTGATATATGGAGCCTTGGTCTCGCTCTTTTTGAATGCGGCACTGGAGAGTTTCCGTATATAGCTAATGAAGGGCCTGTTAATCTTATGTTGCAG ATATTGGATGATCCTTCACCAACACCACCAAAACAAGAATTCTCACCAGAGTTCTGTTCCTTCATTGATGCTTGCCTCCAGAAGGATCCAGATGCTCGACCAACAGCTGACCAG CTCTTGTCACACCCTTTTATTACAAAACACGAGAAGGAAAGAGTAGATTTGGCGACTTTTGTTCAAAGCATCTTTGATCCAACTCAGAGATTGAAAGATTTAGCTGAT ATGCTCACCATACATTATTACTCCCTCTTTGATGGATTTGATGATCTTTGGCACCACGCAAAATCGCTCTACACTGAAACTTCAGTTTTCAGTTTCTCTGGGAAACATAACACAGGATCAACTGAAATCTTCTCAGCATTATCAGACATTCGTAACACATTAACAGGAGATTTACCGAGTGAGAAACTTGTTCATGTCGTTGAGAAGCTTCATTGCAAACCTTGCGGCAGTGGTGGAGTCATAATTCGTGCTGTTGGATCGTTTATTGTTGGAAATCAGTTTCTGATCTGTGGTGATGGAGTCCAAGCAGAAGGGCTTCCGAGTTTCAAAGATCTTGGCTTCGATGTCGCAAGTAGACGTGTTGGCCGATTTCAAGAACAGTTTGTTGTTGAATCTGGTGATCTTATTGGAAAGTATTTTCTTGCTAAGCAAGAGCTTTATATTACAAACTTAGATTAG
- the MKK3 gene encoding mitogen-activated protein kinase kinase 3 → MFLVCLLLSSFCLFVKLSDGGTVNLLSRSYGVYNFNELGLQKCTSSHVDESESSETTYQCASHEMRVFGAIGSGASSVVQRAIHIPNHRILALKKINIFEREKRQQLLTEIRTLCEAPCHEGLVDFHGAFYSPDSGQISIALEYMNGGSLADILKVTKKIPEPVLSSLFHKLLQGLSYLHGVRHLVHRDIKPANLLINLKGEPKITDFGISAGLENSMAMCATFVGTVTYMSPERIRNDSYSYPADIWSLGLALFECGTGEFPYIANEGPVNLMLQILDDPSPTPPKQEFSPEFCSFIDACLQKDPDARPTADQLLSHPFITKHEKERVDLATFVQSIFDPTQRLKDLADMLTIHYYSLFDGFDDLWHHAKSLYTETSVFSFSGKHNTGSTEIFSALSDIRNTLTGDLPSEKLVHVVEKLHCKPCGSGGVIIRAVGSFIVGNQFLICGDGVQAEGLPSFKDLGFDVASRRVGRFQEQFVVESGDLIGKYFLAKQELYITNLD, encoded by the exons atgtttctggtttgtttacttttatcttctttttgtttgtttgtgaagTTATCTGATGGTGGGACTGTGAATTTACTTAGTAGATCATATGgagtttataattttaacgAGCTCGGGTTACAAAAATGTACATCTTCTCATGTGGATGAGTCTGAAAGTTCCGAGACGACGTATCAATGTGCTTCTCACGAAATGCGGGTTTTTGGAGCTATAGGAAGCGGAGCTAGCAGCGTTGTTCAACGAGCTATTCATATCCCTAATCATAGAATTTTAGCGTTGAAGAAGATTAATATCTTTGAAAGG GAGAAAAGGCAGCAATTGCTTACAGAGATACGGACATTGTGTGAAGCTCCTTGTCATGAAGGACTTGTGGATTTTCACGGAGCGTTTTATAGTCCAGACTCGGGACAAATCAGCATAGCTCTTGAATATATGAATGGAGGATCTCTTGctgatattttaaaagtaacaAAGAAGATACCTGAGCCGGTTCTTTCATCATTGTTCCACAAACTTTTGCAA ggattgagCTACTTGCATGGAGTGAGACATCTTGTTCATAGAGACATTAAACCTGCTAATTTGCTTATAAATCTCAAAGGGGAACCGAAGATAACCGATTTTGGCATAAGTGCTGGCCTTGAGAATTCAATGGCTATG TGTGCTACTTTTGTTGGAACTGTCACCTACATGTCACCAGAGAGGATAAGGAATGACAGTTATTCTTATCCAGCTGATATATGGAGCCTTGGTCTCGCTCTTTTTGAATGCGGCACTGGAGAGTTTCCGTATATAGCTAATGAAGGGCCTGTTAATCTTATGTTGCAG ATATTGGATGATCCTTCACCAACACCACCAAAACAAGAATTCTCACCAGAGTTCTGTTCCTTCATTGATGCTTGCCTCCAGAAGGATCCAGATGCTCGACCAACAGCTGACCAG CTCTTGTCACACCCTTTTATTACAAAACACGAGAAGGAAAGAGTAGATTTGGCGACTTTTGTTCAAAGCATCTTTGATCCAACTCAGAGATTGAAAGATTTAGCTGAT ATGCTCACCATACATTATTACTCCCTCTTTGATGGATTTGATGATCTTTGGCACCACGCAAAATCGCTCTACACTGAAACTTCAGTTTTCAGTTTCTCTGGGAAACATAACACAGGATCAACTGAAATCTTCTCAGCATTATCAGACATTCGTAACACATTAACAGGAGATTTACCGAGTGAGAAACTTGTTCATGTCGTTGAGAAGCTTCATTGCAAACCTTGCGGCAGTGGTGGAGTCATAATTCGTGCTGTTGGATCGTTTATTGTTGGAAATCAGTTTCTGATCTGTGGTGATGGAGTCCAAGCAGAAGGGCTTCCGAGTTTCAAAGATCTTGGCTTCGATGTCGCAAGTAGACGTGTTGGCCGATTTCAAGAACAGTTTGTTGTTGAATCTGGTGATCTTATTGGAAAGTATTTTCTTGCTAAGCAAGAGCTTTATATTACAAACTTAGATTAG